One part of the Ornithodoros turicata isolate Travis chromosome 2, ASM3712646v1, whole genome shotgun sequence genome encodes these proteins:
- the LOC135385406 gene encoding persulfide dioxygenase ETHE1, mitochondrial-like has product MTSAAQCIQRLWSRRPVPSISISLCVKTVLQAGSGHQRTCNRDLVVSLRCPYVTTACTMTSAKFLFRQLFDEKSWTYTYLLADQNTKEALLIDPVVDQVDRDVKLLSELGLKLVYAVNTHVHADHITGSGQLKKRIEGCRSVISAASQATADRHLLPNEVFGVGEIRLEARPTPGHTNGCMTYVWQDQRKAFTGDALLIRGCGRTDFQQGDPELLYDSVHSQILSLPKDYTLYPAHDYKGLMETTVAEELQYNARLTKTKAEFVDIMNNLNLKYPKMIDKAVPANMVCGLQDVEA; this is encoded by the exons ATGACGTCTGCAGCTCAATGTATACAGCGGTTGTGGTCGCGGCGTCCTGTACCGTCGATTTCAATATCGCTTTGCGTAAAGACAGTGCTTCAAGCGGGGTCTGGGCACCAACGCACTTGTAACAGGGATCTTGTTGTCAGTCTACGCTGTCCCTACGTGACGACAGCTTGCACCATGACATCTGCCAAGTTCCTCTTCCGTCAG CTCTTCGACGAGAAAAGCTGGACCTACACTTATCTGCTGGCTGATCAGAACACCAAAGAGGCCCTTCTTATCGATCCAGTTGTGGATCAAGTGGACAGGGATGTAAAGCTTCTGTCTGAACTGGGACTCAAGCTTGTCTATGCAG TGAACACTCACGTTCATGCTGACCACATCACCGGAAGTGGTCAGCTCAAGAAGAGGATAGAGGGATGCCGTAGCGTCATCTCTGCAGCGTCCCAGGCAACTGCGGATCGCCATTTGTTACCCAACGAGGTCTTTGGTGTGGGAGAAATAAGGCTGGAAGCACGCCCTACACCTGGTCACACAAATG GGTGTATGACGTACGTATGGCAAGACCAACGAAAAGCATTCACTGGAGATGCCCTCTTGATCCGTGGTTGCGGTCGCACGGACTTTCAGCAAG GTGATCCTGAACTTCTTTATGACTCTGTGCACTCTCAGATATTGAGCCTGCCCAAGGATTACACACTCTATCCAGCACATGACTACAAGG GTTTAATGGAAACTACAGTGGCAGAAGAGCTACAGTACAATGCTAGGCTCACCAAGACGAAAGCTGAGTTTGTGGATATCATGAACAACCTCAACTTGAAATATCCAAAGATGATAG ACAAAGCTGTGCCTGCAAACATGGTGTGTGGTCTCCAGGATGTTGAGGCATGA